The following is a genomic window from Arthrobacter sp. NicSoilB4.
TCTGGGCCCAAACCAGCACCGGTGTGATCGGCAAGGACGGCGGCATGCCGTGGCGCCTTCCCGAGGACATGGCGCACTTCACCCGGCTCACCGCCGGCCACCCGGTGATCATGGGCCGCAAGACCTGGGAGTCCTTTCCCGACAAGTACCGCCCCCTGCCCGGACGGACGAACATCGTCATCACCCGCCAGGAAGGCTGGGGCGAGACACCGGCGGCCGAAGGGGCCACCGCGGTCAGGTCCCTGGACGACGCGCTCCTGGAGTCCCAGTTCGCACCGGGGAACGACATGGTCTGGATCATCGGCGGCGGCAACATCTACGCGCAGTCCATGGACCTCGCCAACGTCGCGGTCATCACCACCATCGACGCCGCAACGGAGGGCGACACGTTCGCCCCGGAACTCGGCTACGACTGGACCATGGGCGCAAGCCTGCCTGCCGACGGCTGGGAAACCGCCGGCAACGGCACCCGCTACCGCATCAACGTGTGGCGCCGGACGGAGGGCTAAGGAATGCTGAAGAAACCCGAAACCCTCTTCGTCCTTGGCTACATGCTGCTTCCGCTGCTGGCGCTGCTGTCCGCGATCGTGGGGCTGACCATGATCCTCGGCGGCAACAAGATCGTCGGGGCAATCGTGCTCGTGGTGGTCACCCAGGCGTTCGCCTTCGGGGCGTTCTTCGCGCTCAGAAGGCGCAAGCACGCGCTGCTCGCGGAGCGCACCGGCGAGTGAGCCCGGCCTGGTCCGGGTGATGGGGAGATCAACCCATCGCCCGGCGCCGCGGTTCCGGCTACATTGGTGCCGGTTAGATACTCACACGGGAATGCACCAGGTCTTGATCCCAGCCGGTTAGGCTGAGGCACGTAAAAGGGGGACGCCGCAATGGCAGGAAACTTGTGGGGCGCCGACGTCGCCCAGTTGCGGACACTTGCGCAACAGTTCGGCAAGACGTCCGAGACGCTGCTGCAGCAGTCCACCACCCTGACATCGGCCATCAACGGCAACACGTCCTGGAAGGGTGCCGACGGCGCCCGCTTCACGTCCGAGTGGAACAGCAGCCACCGCGCCCTGATCCAGAAGACCGCGCTCGCTCTCAAGGCGGAGTCCAAGCGGCTGATGACCCACGCCGAGCAGCAGGAGAAAGCCAGCAACGCGGCCGCGGCGGCCGGCGGCGGCCCCGGAATTCCGGGCGCGCCGGGCTCGCAGGGGAACTGGGCACTCCTGGGAGGGGCTGCCGGGCTCGGTATCCTCCGGAACTTCATGGGAGTCCAGAAGAACATCAAGGCCCCGCTCACCTTGGCAAAGCATCTTGGCCAGTACGGCTGGGTCCTGAAGAACCGGCGAGCCGAACTCGTGAAGTCGATGCTCACGAAGGGCCGCCACCGGCTCGGCGGCCCTGCCTTCGACACGCGGCACTTATGGCAGAACACCCCGGGCAACAAGGCCCTCGACGGACTACTCAAGGAGTCCGCCAAGAGCAGCAGGACCATGAAGCTGATCGATCAGGCGTCTGACGTCGCTTCTTTGAAGAACCTGCAAGACATCAAGGGACCGTTGGATAAATTCCTCGGCCCGCTGAACAAGGTCGCGAGCCTTACTGCCGAAAAATCCTGGCTTTTCGAAGGCAAGAAGTACGAATGGCTCGGAAAGGCAGGGCTGGCCCGTGGCCTCGGCTGGGCCGGGGTGGGGTTCAGCGCCTATGACTCAGTTCAAAGTTTTGCAAAAGGGGACATCGAAGGGGGCCTCGGCAGCGCCTTCAAGGCCGGTCTTGGCGTCGGCTGCTTCCTGCCGCCTCCGGCCGGTACGGTCTGCCAGGTTGCCAGTGTCGGCATCGCCGTTTACGAGAACTGGGACACGATCAGCAGCGTCGGCAAGAACGTCGGTGAAGGCATCGTCAACGCCGTCAAGGATCCCGGCAAATTTGTCAGCGACACGGCCGACAACATCAAGGATGCCGGCAAGTCCGTGGCTAAGTTCTTTGGCTTCGGGGATTAGGAGACTCACATGACCATGCAGGACGAGACGACCCAGGAGCCCCAGCTCGGGGTCGATGTCATCGGCTTCGGGGTGGGCGAATTCGCCTACCTGCTGAATGTCTTCGAAGGTCCGGTCCGCGATCGGTCGGTCAGTGTTTTCCGCGCGGAGGAACTCGTGGACGACGACACACTGTCCACAGCCGGGGCGTCATCTTTGATCGCCAGGGACCTGGCGACGGTCGATGACGACGGCGACCTCGGCGTGAAGGGGGTGGCGGCGGCCGTCGCAACCGCCCTCGGGCACGCGACGCGCTGGACTGAGCTCTCCCTGCTCACCAAAGACAGCATGGATAACGTCGTGCTGGTCGAAGCGCCGGAGGTTGCTTTGATGCTGCAACCCCGGGTGCTGGGGACCTGGTTCGTCTTCGCCCAAGACGCCGCCATCAGTTCGGCAGAGGCCACCCTCCGCGTGGTCCGCCTGCATGTCGAGCAGAATCCCGGGGGCACGGCGTACCTGGTCTTCAAGACCCTCGACACGGAGAAGCACCTGCTGGTCCGCCGCGGCGAGGACTCGTGGGCCACCGGCATCCCCGACTTCGCCACGGACGAAGTCGCTGAAACCGAAGGCTTGGACGACTCAGGACTGTTGCGCGCCATTGAGGACTCGCGTGGCCAGGCGTAGCCCCGACGTGCCCCAGGAACCGGGTTACGAGCCCGGCCGCCCCCCGGAGGAACGGGTACGTCACCGCCTCTCCGAGGACGGCGAGCTGGTCACCTACACGGACGAGGAATACGGCGTCCGCAAAGATGACGGCGGCGGCATCATCAAGCCCGTGAACTCGTCGTGGGGCCTGCTCTTCCTGGCAATCCTGATCACGCTCGCCTTCGGCGGGATGCTGTACGGTC
Proteins encoded in this region:
- a CDS encoding dihydrofolate reductase; the encoded protein is MSNDKIQGGQPADFADTLRGLTGLGVVWAQTSTGVIGKDGGMPWRLPEDMAHFTRLTAGHPVIMGRKTWESFPDKYRPLPGRTNIVITRQEGWGETPAAEGATAVRSLDDALLESQFAPGNDMVWIIGGGNIYAQSMDLANVAVITTIDAATEGDTFAPELGYDWTMGASLPADGWETAGNGTRYRINVWRRTEG
- a CDS encoding NF038396 family protein; amino-acid sequence: MLKKPETLFVLGYMLLPLLALLSAIVGLTMILGGNKIVGAIVLVVVTQAFAFGAFFALRRRKHALLAERTGE
- a CDS encoding WXG100 family type VII secretion target → MAGNLWGADVAQLRTLAQQFGKTSETLLQQSTTLTSAINGNTSWKGADGARFTSEWNSSHRALIQKTALALKAESKRLMTHAEQQEKASNAAAAAGGGPGIPGAPGSQGNWALLGGAAGLGILRNFMGVQKNIKAPLTLAKHLGQYGWVLKNRRAELVKSMLTKGRHRLGGPAFDTRHLWQNTPGNKALDGLLKESAKSSRTMKLIDQASDVASLKNLQDIKGPLDKFLGPLNKVASLTAEKSWLFEGKKYEWLGKAGLARGLGWAGVGFSAYDSVQSFAKGDIEGGLGSAFKAGLGVGCFLPPPAGTVCQVASVGIAVYENWDTISSVGKNVGEGIVNAVKDPGKFVSDTADNIKDAGKSVAKFFGFGD